Proteins encoded together in one Hevea brasiliensis isolate MT/VB/25A 57/8 chromosome 16, ASM3005281v1, whole genome shotgun sequence window:
- the LOC131174446 gene encoding probable terpene synthase 6, whose protein sequence is MIMNISDVFNKFKDDGGFKKTIASDVKGLLSLYEATFLSVHGEDIFDEVVPFTRQHLETLVAQSSPHLANYMRNALKQPFHRSIERVEAKKYIVFYEGEESRDETLLRFAKLDYNRVQLLYKQQLASLSRWWKDLDVAEKLHYSRDRIVEAYLWAVGPHFEPQDSLSRMLKAKSIEIITIVDDTYDEYATIDELQRFTAAIERRNIGAIDELQEYMKVLYKLILNFFDEIEKDGYNTCYAKETFKEMVRSNYVQAQWFNDGYIPAFDEYMRNGVVSGAYEAVRAASFIGMENIVGTTELQCLETNPKIVQAAKLISRLKNDIAAREGEQKKDGPSTLRCYMNEHGVSREKAIEEFKKMCENARKDMYEDCLKPTAVSRTLLNYNLNIARSLEFFYLHGDYFTYAVCLKDYVKSLFLEELPL, encoded by the exons ATGATCATGAATATATCAGATGTGTTCAACAAATTCAAGGATGATGGAGGGTTCAAGAAAACTATCGCAAGTGATGTGAAAGGCCTCCTTAGCTTATACGAAGCTACCTTTTTAAGTGTTCATGGAGAAGATATTTTCGATGAAGTTGTTCCTTTTACAAGGCAACACCTGGAAACCTTAGTTGCGCAATCAAGCCCTCATCTTGCAAATTATATGAGAAATGCTTTGAAGCAACCATTCCACCGTAGCATAGAAAGAGTAGAGGCCAAGAAATACATAGTCTTCTATGAAGGAGAGGAGTCTCGGGATGAAACTCTGCTTAGGTTTGCAAAGCTGGACTACAATCGAGTACAATTATTATACAAACAACAGCTGGCCTCACTCTCAAG ATGGTGGAAGGACTTGGATGTGGCGGAAAAGCTTCATTACTCAAGGGACAGGATTGTGGAGGCCTATCTGTGGGCAGTTGGACCCCATTTCGAACCTCAGGATTCTCTTTCTCGGATGCTGAAGGCAAAATCTATAGAAATCATAACAATAGTAGATGACACGTACGATGAATATGCTACAATCGATGAACTTCAACGTTTTACTGCTGCAATTGAGAG GCGGAACATTGGTGCCATTGATGAGTTACAAGAATACATGAAAGTTCTTTACAAGTTAATCTTAAACTTTTTTGATGAAATAGAAAAGGATGGCTACAACACTTGTTATGCGAAGGAGACT TTTAAAGAAATGGTGAGGTCCAACTATGTTCAGGCACAATGGTTTAACGATGGGTATATACCAGCATTTGATGAGTACATGCGCAATGGAGTAGTGTCAGGTGCGTATGAAGCAGTTCGAGCAGCATCCTTCATTGGAATGGAAAATATTGTAGGGACTACGGAACTCCAATGTTTAGAAACCAATCCAAAAATTGTCCAAGCTGCCAAGTTAATAAGTCGCCTGAAAAATGATATAGCAGCTCGCGAG GGTGAACAAAAGAAGGATGGTCCTTCAACTTTACGTTGCTACATGAATGAACACGGTGTATCACGAGAGAAGGCAATTGAAGAGTTTAAAAAAATGTGTGAAAATGCCAGGAAGGACATGTATGAGGATTGCTTGAAGCCAACTGCTGTGTCTAGGACTTTGCTTAACTACAATCTCAACATTGCACGCTCCCTAGAATTTTTTTATTTGCACGGCGATTACTTCACGTATGCTGTATGTTTGAAAGATTACGTTAAATCATTGTTCCTGGAGGAACTGCCTCTGTAA